One region of Vanessa cardui chromosome 20, ilVanCard2.1, whole genome shotgun sequence genomic DNA includes:
- the LOC124538449 gene encoding proline-rich protein 4-like produces the protein MIAFRTTVLIVLIAYSSARPSDEWEPEGHSHSEHTKPYHVTVIKKIGVPVPHPVAVSVPQYVKIPIPQPYPVHVTVEQPIHVPVYKVVHQVVEKPVPYTVEKPVPYEVEKPYPVEVEKKVEVPIPKPYPVHVPVYKHIYHHKGGKH, from the exons ATGATCGCATTC AGAACAACAGTCCTCATCGTCTTGATCGCGTACTCCAGCGCGCGACCCTCCGACGAATGGGAGCCCGAAGGTCACTCCCACTCGGAGCACACCAAGCCGTACCACGTGACCGTGATCAAGAAGATAGGTGTTCCAGTACCCCATCCGGTCGCGGTGTCCGTGCCTCAGTACGTGAAGATACCCATCCCTCAGCCCTACCCCGTGCACGTAACAGTTGAACAACCGATCCACGTCCCTGTATACAAG GTCGTCCATCAAGTGGTAGAAAAGCCTGTCCCTTACACCGTCGAGAAACCTGTACCTTATGAAGTTGAGAAGCCTTACCCCGTTGAAGTTGAAAAGAAGGTCGAGGTACCCATCCCTAAGCCCTACCCCGTACACGTACCTGTCTACAAACATATCTACCACCACAAGGGAGGCAAGCACTAA